tAAGCTTGTAACGTGGCTAGGCTAACaaagaaatcatggtttttctaggattcaaagctTAGGATCTAGGAGAACATTCATTCCCCTAAATTAATAACAAACCACAACTTAGACATTTTTACAACACCAACCTTATTACTTTGCTACTCTTTTCAGCACAActattttctttgatgatggttTACCCCAACTGTTAttcttttaaagtattttttcttttacatttataCTGAGTTGGAGTAAAACCATATTTAGTGACTCAATTTAACTTGTGTTGTTTATTCATTTTCCTGCAAAAGAAAATCACCCAAAAACattgccccaaatttgggacaaatttgtctgGATCCATGAgtactctcctacaacctaagaaagGGTAGGTAGTAAATATTGCATTTTTGGGTTTGAGTTCCAATgacaaaaattttacattaggCTCAAAAAGGGTGCAAGGGATGCATTCATTCATAGGatggctttttggctaagtagttgaaataaaataacaaacaaggCCTTGATCATGTCCACATCATACATGCATTTCAAGCAATCCAAGAATCAAGGAAAATCAGGAAATTAAAActagtcgttctctcacaatttAAAAGTTCACACAACTTACCGGTTTCCATTGAAGTGTGAGGGTTTTCATTCCATGCTTTTTTGTCAGAAATACTAACCCTTTCACTCTTGTACTGTTAGTTCACACTCTATCACTTACACTGACGCCTACTTGCACAAGAATTAGCAATAGAAAAATACTCATTAGTACACAGTTCATCTCACTCATGCAATTGATTCACTCAAAAATGTGTTGCAACCAATCAATAAGTACCTACTTCTCTATCATGCATCGAActaaattaaaactattaaatgACTGACTTTAAACTACTAAAATTAAACTGCTGAAATTAAATTGTCCTAAatgcaagaaattaaaatgaaaataatgtaaatgaaaacaaaacaaaataaataaagacaaataaagaaaattaaagaaaaatcctTATCAAAATAGGCCACAATCCTGTGTGGGCCTTGGATCCCAAGCTCCCTGTGCAACAGTGATGTACGCAAcgtaatcatcatcatctctaGTCTCTGCGGTATCATCATTACCAGTACTAGAGGTATCACCCCCCTACAAAAGGAAGCTAGACTCCTGGCCACTGGCCAGACAACCTGAGATAGGAATGCCTTTGGTGTCATCATTGGCTACTTGAGAGATAGCTGGTGAAGGCTCTACATCAAAAGGTATTGGCCATGGTGGAGGCTCTACAACATGGAGAGGAGCTACTTTGGCTGAGAAGAATAGGGAAAAGACTTGTCGAATGTAGCTAGAGGAGGGATCATCAGAGGTGGAGCAGGTGGAGCGTCTGGACTGGCTCAGGCCCTAACCAGTCTTGGCCCCGGGAATACACTGGAAGGGTCTTCTGGATTCACAACTGGCTTAacctcatcttcttctagaaACACAGACTTCAGGTGCTTCCCAACAAGATCAACTTCTTGTTTAATTGCCTCCACCTTAAAGCAAGTCTTGTTATCACTAGGATGTTTTATTGCCTCAAACAAGTTGAAAGTGGCTTTCTAGTCCTCCACACTCATCTCTAAGTTGTCATTCCCCATGTCCACAATATATTTTGCAGTAAGCATGAATGGTCTGCCCAATATCAAGGGAATATCCGAATCCTCTTCTATGTCCATTATCACAAAGTCCACCGAAAAAGTGAATTGACGAACTTTAACCAGGGCATCTTCAACTACACCATATGGTCTGATAATGGAGCGGTCTGTtagttgaaaattcattttagtAGGAGCAACcctcaaattttttattcttcgaCACATAGAGAGAGGCATCAAATTGATGCTTGCCCCCAGATCAAGGAGAGCTTTACCCACTAACACCTCCCCAATAAAACATGGGATGGTCACACTCCCTGGGTCTTTAAACTTCTTTGGTAGAATCCTCTGGATCACAGCACTGCAATTACCTTCCACCATGATGCTCTTATTGTTGATGTATTTGCCCTTCTATGTGAGCAGGTCCTTCAGAAATTTTGTATACATGAGCATTTGCTGCAAGGCCTCTCCGAAGGTTATGGTGATTTCTAGCTTCTTGAATATGTCGAGGAAGTGGGCAAAGTAGTGCTCCCTCTCCTTCTTTGATGGCACCAAAGGATAAGGGATGTCCCTTGCTGGGGCTGCGGGTATCTCCCTCCTAGCCTCCCTTGCTAACTGACTCTTGGTCTTAGTGAGTAAGACCTTTTCACCCTTCTACTTgatctcttctttctcttcattaCCCTCTTCTATCTTTTTATTATCTTCTTCCTCAATGCTCACATCCTCCATTGCTCCttcatttctcttttctctctcaacaTTCTCCCTCATTTGGCTTCTAGTAAGGACCGTCGTGCATTCTTCCTAGGGGTTCTTCTCAATGTTGGCCCCAAAACTCCCTGTGGACCTTTCAGCTAGATGCTTAGCTAGTTGACCCACTTGCACCTCTAGATTCTTGATAGCTAACTCAGTGCTCTTGTGATTTGACAATGAAACTTGCATAAACTGGGTCAAAGTGTCTTCTAGCTAGGTGGTCCTCTCATGCAGGCTGGGCCTTTGATTGGAAGGTCGGATGGATAGGCCACCTTGGTCCTTGTTGAAGTTGTTCCCAGGATGAGATCTCCAGCCTTAGCCTTGAGAAAAATTTCCTCCCTGATTGTGTCAAGGAGGTCCTCTTTGATGGAACCCTTAACGATTGGGATTGTCCATGTAGTTGACTTCTTTGGATGAATCATATTGGGCCATGCACATGCCTGACTCATGGGCCCTACCACAAATATTGCATCTCCTAATTTGCATGACTGAAGA
This region of Glycine soja cultivar W05 chromosome 17, ASM419377v2, whole genome shotgun sequence genomic DNA includes:
- the LOC114391488 gene encoding uncharacterized protein LOC114391488 encodes the protein MVEGNCSAVIQRILPKKFKDPGSVTIPCFIGEVLVGKALLDLGASINLMPLSMCRRIKNLRVAPTKMNFQLTDRSIIRPYGVVEDALVKVRQFTFSVDFVIMDIEEDSDIPLILGRPFMLTAKYIVDMGNDNLEMSVED